The following coding sequences lie in one Mucilaginibacter sp. KACC 22773 genomic window:
- a CDS encoding DUF2911 domain-containing protein — protein MRIKIFFLGLLLHFFISASAQQPHQFKGSLTYTLGPDTTATGDFELNGSEFALTIVSMSPGVNVSKVKGTFFPDGQLMHLEGLNYEPAKGKDSLIYTYTLNYVRDTTFIETKNASRNGVRKYPVKIMEANAFGGDVLVFMPALLVHFAPKRLGDSVLSSHIVFNSARKFMIKKTGSQKLQLGSAVMGMFTIFLDKNGSLQAVDGIGTSFNVKGKAGAYLNIDSVIAANVNHQRLHPRLAMINKPDSVKATINEASIKIEYSRPSVRGRLIFGEVVPWNRIWRTGADAATKIYLSKPLYFNGKELPAGTYSIFTMPTPTGFTLIFNKQANIWGTEHNADYDFLKIPMQMQTLKQPAELLTFEIVTAGSNGGTISFNWDKLKASAGFTTRR, from the coding sequence ATGCGAATAAAAATATTTTTTTTGGGGCTATTGCTTCATTTCTTTATATCGGCAAGTGCCCAGCAACCACACCAGTTTAAAGGAAGCTTAACTTATACCCTGGGGCCGGATACCACGGCAACAGGCGATTTTGAACTAAATGGAAGCGAATTTGCACTGACAATAGTGTCCATGAGCCCGGGTGTGAATGTAAGTAAAGTAAAAGGAACGTTTTTCCCCGATGGCCAGCTTATGCACCTGGAGGGCCTTAATTATGAGCCGGCAAAGGGCAAAGATTCGTTGATTTACACTTACACATTAAATTACGTTAGGGATACTACCTTTATTGAAACAAAAAATGCCAGCCGGAACGGCGTGCGTAAATATCCTGTGAAAATTATGGAAGCCAACGCATTTGGCGGCGATGTGCTTGTTTTTATGCCTGCTTTGCTGGTCCATTTTGCACCCAAAAGGTTAGGCGACAGTGTGTTGAGCAGTCATATTGTATTTAATAGTGCCAGGAAGTTTATGATCAAAAAAACGGGCAGCCAAAAACTGCAGCTGGGCAGCGCTGTAATGGGCATGTTTACTATATTTTTGGATAAAAATGGCAGCCTGCAAGCGGTAGACGGCATTGGCACATCATTTAATGTTAAAGGTAAGGCAGGTGCGTATTTAAATATCGATTCTGTGATTGCTGCAAACGTTAACCATCAGCGCCTGCATCCGCGGTTGGCCATGATCAACAAGCCCGATTCGGTAAAAGCAACCATTAACGAGGCCAGTATTAAAATCGAATACTCCCGTCCGTCGGTAAGGGGCAGGCTTATTTTTGGTGAAGTTGTGCCATGGAACCGCATTTGGCGGACAGGGGCAGATGCGGCCACAAAAATTTATTTAAGCAAGCCGCTTTACTTCAACGGGAAAGAGCTTCCTGCGGGCACCTACTCCATATTTACCATGCCAACTCCAACCGGTTTTACGTTGATATTTAACAAGCAAGCCAACATTTGGGGAACTGAGCATAATGCGGATTATGATTTTTTAAAGATCCCGATGCAAATGCAAACCTT